ACACCAATTTTCAGTCGTCGAAGATCAATATTCATCCTCATTTCTTCCAGTTCGATACCGGAGCCTCTGACGGTGTGATCTCGGGGATGGAATGGGAAATGTCCGTTAGGCCGTTTACCATGTTCTCGAAGCCGAAGAAGGCCGGTTTGCCGGTTCCGATGAATAGCAAGTTGACCAAGGCCGTCAAGGCAGGGGCCAAATCCATCACCATCAAGATGGCCGAAGGGGCCAGCAAATATCATGTCAATACCGAGTTGTTGGTGGGTGCGGATTGTTTGCAAGCCGACAACGACCCGACGACGTCGTTGAAGCGTGATCGGAGTTGTTCGGAAATCGCCCGGATCAAGGAGATTAAGGGCGAGACGATCACGTTTGTGAAACCACTTAAGCATGATCATCCGACCGGAGATATCGTAACGCCGGAATTTGTCCGGTACCGGTATTGGGTGGATTCGGATACCGGAACGGTGTTCTGGCATGATCATGCGTTCGGGGCAACCACCTGGCCGCACGGCGGGTTCGGTGCCACGATTGTGGAGCCGTTTGGATCCACCTATCATGACCCGAAGAACGGGAAGTTGGTGTATAGCGGTCCAATCGCGGACATTCATACCAACGAACCGGTGGGCTTCGGGGTGAGCGGAAGTTTCCGTGAGTTGATGGTGTCCATCCACGATACCGTGCCTCATACGGTCAACGTCATTCAGGCGGGGAATCCTCCAGGGCAGCCCATCGAGGTGGCGTTGGAAGCCGGGAAAACGGTGTCGTTCCAAATGCCTGAAAAAATCCAAAATGCTCCCAACCCCTTCTTGAACGGGGGAACGCATACCACCGGGAGCGGATTTAACTTCCGGGCTGAGCCGTTTGCGTTGAGATTGAACAATAATCCCGATACCTCGAAATTGTTCAGCAGCGCGATTCATGGCGATCCGGATACGCCGTTGCTTCAAAGTTATGTCGGAGACACCATTGTGTTCCGGTTGTTGCATCAGTTGATGAATGAGTCGCATGTCTGGACGCTGTCGGGCCATACCTTCCTGACGGAACGGTATGCGGGCGACGCCAATCGGAAGTACTCCATCCATGTGGGGATCGCCGAGCGGTATGACCTCGTGACCAAGGCAGGCGGTTTCCAAGGTATGCCCGGTGATTACATTCACTTCAACGGACGGAGTTCGCACTTCGCCGAAGGTGGATGGGGAATCATTCGGGTGTTGGACAAGAAAGTGCCTGATCTGCAGGTGCTCCCGATGGGAACGAATCCGCTCGGAATTCCTCCGGTGCCGAGTTCGTTGTGTCCAGCAGATGCGCCGGTGAAATCTTTCAACGTCGTATCTTTGGATCGCCCGTTGAAGTTGCATCCCAATGCCCCGGACACCATCGAAGTGGACTTTGAGCGAAAGATTGAAATGACCGTACCGGACGGAAAGATTTTTGCACTCGAAGAGGAAGCCACCAAGGTGGCGGGCAACGTGATGCCGAATCCACTGACCTTACGTGTGAATCTCGGCGATTGCATCAAGGTGAATCTGAAGAACAAGATGGCCAAGAGCCGGGCGTCCTTCTTCGCCCCTGGTCTGGCATTCGATCCAAGGGATTCTCATGGACTCAACGTGGGGAATAATCCTGGGGATCAGACGGTGGCGCCAGGTGAAAGCCGGACATACACCTTCTATGCCCATCCCGACAACAAAGAAACCACGTCGTTGGTGTGGGATGGCGGGAATATTATTCTCAATCCGCGAAACGGATTGTACGGCGCCGTGATCGTCGGCCCTAAGGGCTCGCAATATCGGGATCCTGTGACAGGCGAAGATCTCTCACAAAAGAACGCCTGGCGGGCGGACGTGATTATCGATCATACGTTGGTCGAGAACGCCGGTAAGCAGAACTATCGGGATGTCGCCTTGTTTTTCCAGGATGAGGACAACATTATCGGTACCTCATTCATGCCCTACGTGCAGAACGTGGCCGGATTATCTTCCGTGAATTATCGTGCAGAACCGGATAAATTCCGGGAGGAGCAGGGCTGTACGTTGGATAAGATGTTCCAACCCTGTGCGGTCGACAAGCCCGTTGATCCCGTCACGCCTTTAATCGAGGCGCATGCCGGTGATGTGGTCCGGATACACGTAATCGGGGCGAACAGCGAGCAAAACGGCATGTTCCAGGTCGAAGGCCACGAATGGCCAATCGAACCCTACATGCCGGGTGCCGATATGATCAGCGTGGTGGAATTCGGTGGATCTGAGACTCTGGATGTGTTCCTCCGCCAGGGGGCGGGCGGACCTGCAAACATTCCCGGGGATTATATTTGGGCCAATGCCCGTCTGAACTATCAGCAGGCTGGTCAGTGGGGATATTTGCGAGTCCTGCCGACAGGTGATCAGAGAATTCTTCCGTTGGGAGCCACGATGTCGAACGCCAAGCGGGTAGAATCTCAACCTGAGCCAAAAGTTCTGCCAACCGCGATGGTAAGGCCCTAATCATCGTTAAGGGAAGAACGGTCGAATTTGTCGGGAGAGCTGCACAAATGGTGCGGCTCCCCCGGCTCATTTGAGAAAGAGGACATGTCTGAGTGCATCAAAAAGAGCCAGGGTTGGATTGAGAATTCGGGGTATTTCTTTTCGATGGACACGTCCTCCTTTTGCAGTGCATAAGGATTGAAATCCATTCAGGAAAATTTGAGTGAGATCCTCAATGATTCACCCACGCATCTTGGAGGATAGGGAAGGAAGGATTGTCGTGGAGATGAAGAAATCCCAAGAAGTATCGAGCAAGAGTCGATAGTTCAGATCATTCCTGGCCGCTCATGCCTTGAGTCCCGGTTGCTCCTGCCGCTACCACAAATTGCCGGGTTATCATATTTCCTAATCTGCCCAATTTAATGCCCCAAAAATCCCCATTCCAAGCGTTCAATTGTCCAATTTTATGGACACACAACTGCTTGATTTTTAGTTGAAATTACAAAGGTTCGGAAATGTTGGTCCAAGGTGTTGGACATTCTGCCCCGTTGTGCATTTTTCCATTCCTTCCTGACAGTCTCCTGAAGTCCCCCCCAATAAAGCTTTTGCGGTTAGGAGCATGGATGAGTGTTCATTGGCATCGATGTTGCGGAACAGGTTGATGCCGACGCTGGTTTGGGTGTGATGGACCGGCCTCCGGAATGCCCGACCTCTCCAAGAGGATTTCTGGCGTCGGCACTTAACAATCAAGTATCCGGCCGGGCTGTTTTTCGAGAACTTGAGATGCTGGAAACAAGTTGTCTGGTTGAGAGTAAAACATTTGATCTTTATTCACCCCATATGTAAGGAGGCCGGAGCATGTATCACGGCAAGAGTAGATTTTTAACTGCGTCTATATTGTTGGCGCTGATGGGGGGGGTAGCCTTCTGGGTTACCCCAGCCTTTGTCAGTGCTGAAAATGCATCTCCCCCCCACGCCCATCAGACGGGGATGCCGGCGCAATCTCCTGGTTGGGCCGAACAGCTCAAGGGCCAGACGATTGTGGAAGATGCCATAGAAGGGCGGGCCGAACGGGCGGCCCTGGTCGAGCAGCAGCATCACCGCATGATGGAGCAAATGCAGAAGGATATGGAGCATAAAGGTGCCGATACGGGTGCCTTTGATTCCATGTCGATGATTCACCAATATGGAGCGGGGCCGGCGAATGGCCTCCTGGCAAGTACTCCAGGTGTGGAGCCGGTGTCCATGAAAGGAGGGTTATGTCCCAAGACAGCGCCCGTCCGAAGTTACGATGTGTCAGCCATTGATGTGGAAATCAGCCTGAATCAATGGCTGGATTATTATCCCGGGTACATGTATGCCTTGACTGAAAATATTGACAAGATTCGTGAGGAGGAAGCCAAAAATGCCGAGGCTCGTGAGAAGGAAGGGCATGCCGATCCGGGGGCTGTGAAAAACGGCATTCAGGATCAGTGGATACAACCATTGGTGATTCGCGGCAATCAAGGAGATTGCGTCAAGGTTACGTTGCGTAACCAATTGGAATTCGGCGAAGAAGTCAGTTTCCATATCAATGGGTCTGACATGGTGATGAGCAAGACCGGCCAGCCGGCGACGACGACCAATCCAGACACGGTAGCGGCTGAAGGCCAGACCATTGAGATGGAATGGTACATCCATCCCGACACGCAGGAAGGTGGGAAACAATTTCATACCTACAGCAATGACCGGGAACTGACGGTTATGGGACTCTTCGGCGTCTTCGTTGTGGAGCCCCGCGGATCGAATTATTACGAGCCCTTGGGTACGGGGCCGGCCACGGAAGCCACGAGTGGCTGGCAGGTGATGATTGATAATGGGGATGGTCCAGACTTTCGGGAATTTGTCTTGATTTATCATGAAGTCGGGGATGAAGCGTTTCGTCCCGTAAATAAGCATGGAGACTTTCTCCCTCAACGGGATCCACTCACCGATGCCTATCGTCCGGGTGCCCGGGCTCTCAATTATCGGAGTGAGCCGTTCGGTATCAACAATATGCACGTGCAACATGAATATTTTGGATTTGAGGATGAGTCAATGGCGTATAGTTCCTATACCTTTGGTGATGCCGCCCCAACGATTCCCCGAAGTTATTTAGGTGACCCGGCTAAATTCCGTATTGTCCATGGTGGATCGGAAGTTTTCCATTCGCATCATCCTCACGGCGGGTCGATTCGGTGGCAACGAAGTCCACGTGCGACGCAGATGCCGGTCTGGAGTACGGGGCAAAACGGCCCTGTGAAATATCCGGTGATTCGGACGAAGTCGGACCGGGTCGATGTGGAAGTGATTGGGCCATCTGAGGCGTTAGATCTGGAGACCGAATGCGGCTCGGGGCTTTGCCAATGGTTGGCGGGAGATTTTCTCTTTCACTGTCATGTGGCGCATCACTATGTGGCCGGTATGTGGGGCTACTGGCGTGTGTATAACAGCCTGCAAGAGCCAGGTGTGCAAAATGACGTCATGGCGCCTTTGCGGGAATTACCGGACCGGTTAGGCCGAATTCACAAGCCTGTGACTTCCGATCAACTAGTGGGCAAGACCGTCAATTGGTTTGGCAAGCAATTCAAAATTGTGGGTAAAGGCAAAAGTGATTGGAAAGCCGAGCCCGCCGTCGTCAATATCAAAGACTGGGTGGAAATGCAGCTCAGCAATCAAGGCAAGCCTGGCCATAAAGATGACGAGGCCGGTCAAATGAAGGCCTATGATGCGACCGTCATGGATTGGGTCTGGGATGGTTCGAAGGCCATGAGCGAGAAAGAACCGACGCTTGGGGAAAATCCCAAATATCGGCCCGAGTGGCAGGGATATACAGCCGGTGAACGGCGTGCCATTTGGTTTGAACCGTCAACCGGAAAAGTGGCGTGGCCGTGGCTCACGCCACATTTCGGAAAACGGGTACCGTTTTCCAATGATCATAATCCGGCTCCATGGTTGGAAATGATCCGGTTGAATCCGGATGGAACACGGTCGGTCGAACCGGCCAAGGCCGGCGAAAATGGCTCATGGAGTCTGTGTCCGGATCGAGCCGGATCACAGGATTACAAGGTGCATTTTATTAAGTTGCCGATAGAATTGTCGGCTGCCGAAGGAAAAGAGCCGGCGATTGTCGACCCCAATGGGCTTCTCTATGTTGTGCATGAAGAAGAGGAAGAGGTGCGAGCCAACAACGACAAAAAATTCCCGTTAGTGGTTCGGGCGAATGTCTATGATTGCATCGATTGGACGCTGACCAGTGAATGGTTGGATGACGATATCACGAATTTCCAGTCGTCCAAGATCAACACCCATTTCCATTTCTTCCAGTTCGATAATCAGGCATCCGATGGGGTGATTTCAGGATTTTCGTATGAACAGTCTATGCGACCGTTTACCCAATTCGAGAAAAAGTCGGATAAAGGGTTACCGGTGCCGATGAATGCGAAGGTGACGAAGGCCGCCAAGAAAGGTGACAAAACCTTGGAGGTTTCGAATGCCAAACAATATCACGTGGGCATTCCCATATTGATTGGGGCGGATAATGTCAAAGGCCAGGAGGTGCGACGGATTGTCAAAATTAATGGTAATACGTTGACCTTTGCCCAGCCCTTGAAGAATGCGCATCCCGTCAAGGACATTGTCACCGTGGAATATGTGCGGCAGCGGTTCTGGGTGGATGCGGATGTCGGGAGTGTGTTCTGGCATGACCATGCCTTTGGTGGTACGACGTGGCCACATGGGGCGGTCGGAACCATGATTGCCGAACCCTTCGGCTCCACGTGGCACGATCCGAAGACCGGGAAGCGGATTCGTTCGGGTCCGGTCGCCGATATTCATGCGGTCGAGCGTGTGGGACATGATGTGGCCGGCAGCTTCCGTGAATTAATGGTGCATATCATGGATACCGTGCCGCACACGGTGAACATCGTGACCGCGGGCAATCCTCCGGGGCAACCGGTGGATGTGGCGTTGGAAGCGGGTCGGACAGTGTCGTTCATCATGCCGCCGAACGACAAAATTAAAATGACGCCTATGCCATTCCTGAATGGCGGTACGCATACCACCGGGGGAGCGTTGAATTTCCGGTCCGAGCCGTTTGCACAACGATTGGCCAATAACCCGGAGCCGTCGCAAATATTCAGCAGTGTGGTGCATGGTGATCCGAGTACGGCTATGGTCAGGGCTTACCTTGGCGATGCCATTGTGTTCCGGCTGTTGGATGTGACAATGAATGAAAGTAATGTGTTCACATTGTCCGGCCATACGTTCTGGTCAGAACGCTATGCGCAGGAAGCCAATCGCAAACATTCGCTGCATATCGGTATTGCCGAACGGTATGACCTGGTCATTCCGGAAGCGGGTGGCCCGCGTCATCAAGCCGGCGATTATATGTTCTTTAATGGCCGGAGCTCGAAGTTTTCGGAAGGCTCCTGGGGGCTGATTCGGGTCTTAGATAAGCCGGTGAGTGATCTGCAGCCCTTGCCGAATAAAGCCTATGGCAAAGAAGGCATGCCGGAGCGATTGCCGGTTTGTCCGAAAGAGGCTCCGGTGAAGAGCTTCAATGTCGTGGCCCTGGACCATCCGGGGATGAGCTTTAATAGCAATGCTCCGGAAACGATTGAAGTGGACTTTGAACGCAAAATTGAATTGCGTAATCCTGAAGCCAAGATCTATGTCCTCGAAGATGAGGTGCAAAAGGTCGGAAGTGATGTGCAACCCATGCCGTTAACGTTACGGGCGAACGTGGGTGACTGCCTCCAAGTCAAATTGACGAATAAGCTCAAAGAAGGGCGAGCGTCGTTCTCGGCCTTCGGACTGGCTTTCGATCCCAAAGATTCCCAAGGCCTCAATTTGGGGAACAATCCCGGAGACCAAACTGTGGCGCCCGGTGAATCCCGGATGTACACCTATTATGCGGATCCCTTCAATGGCGAAACGCAAACCTTGGTGTGGGATTGGGGAAATGTGTCCATGAATCCCCGCAACGGTTTGTACGGGGGAATCATTATCGGTCCCAAGGGATCACAGTACCGTGATCCCAAAACGGGGGAAGATATTTCCCTGAAAAGTAGTTGGAATGCCGATGTGATTGTGGATCGGACTATTCAGGGCAATGAGAACCGGGTGAGCTACCGGGATGTTGCCTTGTATTTCCAGGACGAGGATAACATCATCGGAACCAGTTTCATGCCCTATGTGCAAAATGTGGCAGGGCTGACCGGCGTCAACTATCGCGCCGAACCCTATCTCCATCGGGAAGAAGCCGGTTGTTCATTGGGCCGTATGTTCCAACCGTGTCAGGTTGACGAGCCGCAGGATCCTGCGACACCGTTGATTGAAGCCCATGCGGGCGACAAAGTACGGATTCACGTCTTTGGCGCCAGCAGTGAGCAGAACGGGATGTTCACGGTGGAGAAGCATGAATGGCCGATCGAACCCTTTCTGCCTGGCGCGGATATGATCAGCACCGTGGAGTTCTCGGGTTCGGAAGGTTTGGATGTCTTCCTGCCCTCGGCTGGAGGCAAATGGTCCCTGGCCGGAGATTACGTGTGGAGCAATGGCCGGTTACCCTATTCCCAATCGGGGCAATGGGGATATCTCCGGGTGTTGCCGAACACGGATCAACGGATTCAGCCATTAGATGGTTCGGCCATGTCTTCCAAACAGGCAACTCTTGATGAACCCAGTGGCGAGCCGCGAATCATTTCTACCGTCACGAAATAAGCCAGATCCTCATTCCGAGGGTTAGCGAATGCGGGGAAGCCACTCTTCGGCTTCCCCGCTTTTTTTTGAGTGGGTGGTTCGATAGAATGTCCATAAGGATGACAATCATTTTATTTTTTGTGGGAGGAGAGAATGAAGGGCCGAAAAGTATGGAAAGGGATCGTAGGGGTTGGGCTTCTAGCGCTGTTCGCGCAAACCGCATGGTCCTACGATGAAATAACCGTGACTGATGGGGGAACCATTCAAGGGAAAGTGACCATTAGGGGCGATAAGCCAAGACCCATGGCCTTTAATCTGGTGACGATCCCCGATCCGGTGTTTTGTGGAACCATCTCTACGGGAACGGGTTGGCGCATTGTTGAGGATTTTATTATCGGGCCTGATCAAAGCCTTAAGGATGTGGTGGTGTTTCTCAAAGATATCGAAAAAGGGAAACCGTTTCACATGCCGAAGGTCAGGATCGAATCAGTCGACTGTGAATTTATTCCCTTTGTAAATGTCTTGCGCGATGGGGATGAACTGACCGTAGTCAACATGGATCCGGTCGAGCATGATATTCAGGCCTATGAAACGGCCAGAGAGCGAGGGGCCAGGGTCTTGTTCAATCGTCCCCTCCCGATGAATCCGTATCACAACGTGGCGGGAATATTCGGCAAGAAACACCTTCCCGGTGAACCCATGGTGGAAAAAATACATTTACGAAAAGGACGGAATGTGTTTGTCATGCAGTGCGGGTTCCATCCCTATATGTTTTCCTGGGGACTCGTGTTGGAGAGCCCCTATTATGCGATTACTCCCGAGGATGGAACCTTTGCAATTACCGACGTGCCTCCTGGAAATTATATGCTGACTGCCTGGCATCCCGGAATGAAGGAGTTTGTGGAACAACCCATCACGGTGACGGCTCAGAAGGCCACGGTGGCGAATTTTCAGTATGAGGCTCCCCAAGGCCGTCGTAGTACGCATGAAATAGAGGAGAATCCCCGGTTTGGATTGGAGTTATTGGAAGAAGGCCTGGAAATTGTACCTTCGATTAGACGCCAGATTCCCTAACGGGCTGTCATGCGTGCCACGCCCCAAGGACCATGGCGAGTGGTCACGCGGCAGACGAGGGAAACTCATGACGGAAAGTCCAAGAACAGGAGACGTCTCCTGAGGTAGCCCGCTCGAAGCAAGGCAACAGGATGTTGGTTCATTCACTGAAGTATGACGGATGAAAGGAGGGCGACCATGGGTTTACGGATATTGTCCATAGGAATCGTGCTTGGGGCAATGGTGTGCACGGGCGGTTGGGAGAGCGCACACGCCGCGGGAGAGGAGGAATCTGAAGTCCGGATGGCACCAGGGACTGAAGTGAATTTCTCTCCAGAGGTTGTGGCCGGGTATATCCATACGGTGATTGCCGCAGACAGAGCGCTCTATACGACACATGTAGTGGATCGCATGCAGGAGAATCGAATTGTCATTGCCGCAGAAGCCTGGAAGCAGCGGAAGGCGCTTCCGCTCCCCGCGCAAATGCTTTTGATGAGTGGACGAGTGGCCGAAATGGGGGGGTCCGGCCTGCGATATCGTCTGGCCAGTCTGTGGCCTATTTATGAGGAAAATGGGCCGAGCACCGCCTTTGAGGAGGCCGGATTAAAAGTCGTGGCCGAGAATCCCGATGAGGTCTATAGTGGAATTATCAAGAGAGGGGATCAACGGTTTTTCAAAGCCATTTATGCGGATCGGGCTGTTTCCAAAGCCTGTGTGGACTGCCACAACGGGCATTTGTTGAGTTCAAAGCGTGATTTTAAAATGGGCGATGTGATGGGTGCAATTATCATCTCGTTTCCGCTGCCTACAGAAAAAAAGGAAACTCCCTGAACGAGCAAAGACCTTCTGTCCATTTTTGAATCCGAAATCAGGAAGGTGGCTGTGGATGTTGAACCCGCAGTCACCTTCAGTCTGCTGTTCGATATATTTCATGATAGTCCTTGGGAAGTCTGTTCTTTCACATCCAACCGATCTCTTAACCAATCTCCCAGCATGTTGGCCGCGAGAACGACCGCCATAAGAGCCAAGCCCGGAAAGACGACCAGGTGGGGAGCTACCAACATGTAGCGGGTTCCGTCGCGAATCATGCTTCCCCATGACGCGGCAGGAGGTTGAACCCCCAGTCCCAAAAAGGAGAGGCCGGCTTCGGCTATGATGGCGCCGGCAATACCAAAGCTGGCTTCAACAATAAGCGGAGCCATGATTAACGGCAGAAGGTGCCGGAGAATAATACGCCAAGGCGGTGCGCCGATGGCTTGGGCAGCCAGCACGTGATCGGCGTGCTTGAGGGCGAGAACCTGTCCTCTCGCCAGTCTGGCGTATCCCACCCATCCCACGATTCCCAACGCCAGAATCACATTGCCGATTCCCGGTCCCAAGGCCCCGGCGAGGGCGATAGCAAGCAGTAGTCCAGGAAAGGCGAGCATGACATCCACAATTCGCACAAAGCCTGCATCGACCCACCCGCTGAGATAGGCACTGGAGACGCCGAGAAGGCTTCCTAGACTCACCCCCAGGGCGACCACGCACAGCGAAACAAAAAACGACGTGTGTGCGCCGCTGATGAGACGGTCGGCAACCGGTCGACCTAATTCATCATGCCCCAACCAGTGTTCCAGGCTTGGCGGGGAAAGAATTTTGGTGAGATCAATCGCATCAGGGGTTAAGGAAAAGATGAAATTGAAGATGGCCAGAAAGGCCCATGCGGCGATGATGGAGAGTGGCAGCCAAAGACGCATCGTTAATCAGTGGTGAATTGAATGCGAGGGTCCAGCCAGGCATATAGCAGATCCGTGAGCAGATTCACCACGATATAGGTCATGCTGATACACAGCACTGCCGCTTGCACGACCGGATAATCGCGCTGTTGAATGGCTTCAATCATCAGCAGTCCTAATCCCGGCCAGGCAAAAACCGTTTCAGTGATCACCGCTCCACCAAGCAAGCCTCCGAGCTGCAGGCCCAAAAGTGTTAAGATGGGTAAGAAGGCATTGGGCAGTGCATGACGCAAGACCGCCCGGGTTGAGGAGAGACCTTTGGCGCGGGCGGTCCGCATGAAGTCCTCCCCCAATACCTCAAGGACGCTGCTCCGAATCATTCTGGCCAGGATGGCCGCCATGGCTGTACCGAGCGTGAGGGCAGGCAGCACGACGGCGTTCCAACCTTCCCGACCACTCACGGGAAACCAGCCAAGCCAGAGCGCGCCGACTAAAATGAGTACAGGACCCATCCAGAAATTGGGAATCGACATTCCAAACAACGCAAACCCCATGGCGCCATAATCCAGAGGTGTGTGTTGGCGGACGGCCGCGACGAGGCCAAGAGGAAGCGCCAACCCGATTGCCACAATCAGGGAGACGAGGCTGAGATAGAGGGTGGCGGGAATGCGTTCAATGAGCAGATCCACAATCGCCCGACCCGAAAAAAGGGATGTGCCCAAATCCAGATGTAAAAGCCCCTTGAAATACATCCACCACTGTTGATGGAGGGGGAGGTCCAAGCCTAAGGCATGGCGAAGGGTTTCTTTGTCTGCCGGTTGAGCTGATTCACCCAGCATCACTTCCACGGGGTCGCCTGGAATAAGGTGAATCAACAGAAACACCAGGCAAATCACTCCCAGGAGGGCGAGCATCGCGCTCAAAATTCTTGTCACCAGGAAATGGGTCATGACGAGACTGGAGATAACGGTGATTGAAAAAAAAGAGCCTGCCTGCCCCGGACATAGTCGCGTGGCATGGTCATGGGTAGAACCGTGCGATGTGTTTGGGGGGAACTGAAGGAGGTCTCATCCACCGGACCTGACTGAGTCCGTCAAAATTGCCATCGGCACTCAATTGATATCCGGTGATAGTGGCGGACGTCAGAGCATAATGGTCTTCAAACCAGAGAGGCACATACGGAAGGGTATCCTGGAGACGAGCTTGAAGGGTGCGATATAAGGCCTGCTGCTCCTGCCTGTTCAGGGTCCGTTCGGCTTGCATCATGAGACGATCCGCCACCACATCGGCAAAGTGACCACGATTGGCGCCGACAGGAGGGATGGCGTCACTATGAAAGGCATACCGGAAAATATCCGGAGATTTCACACCGACCCACGCCAGGCTATACATTTGGAATCGACCGGATTTGATGTCACCGTAAAATGTGCCCCAATCGTGGCTTTGGATGGAGACATCAATTCCAACCTGGTCGAGTTGGTATTGAATGATTGTCGCCAAGCGCAATCGAAAGGGGTCAGTTGAGGTTTTATAGGTGATGGTCGGCCGATGGTCATGATCATAGCCGGCTTCCTTCAATAAGCGTTTGGCCGCCTCCGGATCGTAGGCGTACCCTGATAAGGTGGCATGTCCAGCCCAATGCTCCGGAGGAAAGAGCGCTTGCGCGACCCTGGCTCGTCCTCTCAACACGAATTGAATAATGTGCTCACGATCGATGGCATGGGCAATAGCCTTCCGCACCAGTTCTTGACCGACCACAGGATCTAACTGATTGAATCCCAGGTAGGCAAAATTTGCCCCCTCACGCTGTTGCAAGGTGATGCCTTTGTGGGCGGACAAATACGTGACAAGCTCAGGGGCGAGATCATTTTGTAGGAGATGAATCTCGTTTGCCAAAAGCTTAAGGGTTCGAACGGTCGGATCGGGAATTCTTAAAAATTCAACACGTTGACCATCTGCTCGTCGCTCGATTACAAGCCGGGTGTCATCGGGGCGTTCAAGAAATTGAAAGGGCCCGCTCCCTATGGGATCGTCATGGAAGGGGTGCCCCTTGGCAATAAGGTTTGCGGGGAGAATGCCGATAACT
Above is a window of Candidatus Nitrospira neomarina DNA encoding:
- a CDS encoding ABC transporter substrate-binding protein codes for the protein MRISFHEHRHLSHHRSPVCSPIGSAKRILHGFQVNWRLWLMVLGLISIVGCTEALPDDTLRFGLANSPTNLDPRFATDATSARLNRLLYSRLVDFGEGTIPIPALARWRELSPIHYRFELQEPTPLFHNGARLSANDVKATYASILNPATASPHRGILQIITRIDTPTENTVDFFLKQPDSLFPGYLVIGILPANLIAKGHPFHDDPIGSGPFQFLERPDDTRLVIERRADGQRVEFLRIPDPTVRTLKLLANEIHLLQNDLAPELVTYLSAHKGITLQQREGANFAYLGFNQLDPVVGQELVRKAIAHAIDREHIIQFVLRGRARVAQALFPPEHWAGHATLSGYAYDPEAAKRLLKEAGYDHDHRPTITYKTSTDPFRLRLATIIQYQLDQVGIDVSIQSHDWGTFYGDIKSGRFQMYSLAWVGVKSPDIFRYAFHSDAIPPVGANRGHFADVVADRLMMQAERTLNRQEQQALYRTLQARLQDTLPYVPLWFEDHYALTSATITGYQLSADGNFDGLSQVRWMRPPSVPPKHIARFYP